In Rattus rattus isolate New Zealand chromosome 3, Rrattus_CSIRO_v1, whole genome shotgun sequence, one genomic interval encodes:
- the LOC116895587 gene encoding general transcription factor 3C polypeptide 6-like, producing MESLSAMAVAVDPSWEDEDEEEEEEEIEEEQFVLVELSGIIDTDFLSKCENKCKILGIDIERPILQVDSYVFAGEYEDTLGTCVIFEEGVERVDPEENDKTVLKYKCHTMKKLSMTWTLLTEKKEGEENIDGVEWLQMKDNDFSYRPNMICSFVHENEDEAAGPASDKPVEAEDQESEMKGDAEQTHEQEQVQEVGDPGPTGDTPSDMESSVFMGTQDGNVSQNSQS from the coding sequence ATGGAGTCTCTGAGCGCTATGGCGGTGGCAGTGGATCCCAGTTGGGAGGacgaagatgaggaggaggaagaagaggagatagaggaggagcAGTTTGTTCTGGTGGAATTGTCAGGAATTATTGATACAGACTTTCTCTccaaatgtgaaaataaatgcaaGATTTTGGGAATTGACATCGAGAGGCCCATCCTGCAAGTGGACAGCTACGTTTTTGCTGGGGAATATGAAGATACTCTTGGGACCTGTGTTATATTTGAAGAAGGTGTTGAACGGGTGGATCCAGAAGAGAATGATAAAACGGTGCTGAAGTACAAATGCCACACCATGAAGAAGCTCAGCATGACGTGGACTCTCctgacagaaaagaaggaaggagaagaaaacatagATGGTGTCGAATGGCTGCAGATGAAGGACAATGACTTCTCCTATAGACCCAACATGATTTGCAGCTTTGTCCACGAAAATGAAGATGAAGCTGCAGGGCCAGCCTCGGATAAGCCTGTGGAGGCGGAAGACCAGGAGAGTGAGATGAAAGGTGATGCAGAGCAGACACACGAGCAGGAGCAGGTGCAGGAAGTGGGGGACCCTGGTCCTACAGGGGATACCCCTTCTGACATGGAAAGTTCTGTTTTCATGGGAACTCAAGATGGAAATGTCTCTCAAAACAGCCAGTCGTGA